Proteins encoded in a region of the Polyodon spathula isolate WHYD16114869_AA chromosome 9, ASM1765450v1, whole genome shotgun sequence genome:
- the ecrg4a gene encoding augurin-A, which translates to MAFPRLRLPLVILSVVLVIYTFPGGSNGNKLWKMINKREVAEAKLAVTVEPDKAKEFLNALKRPKRQLWDRTQPDVQQWIQQFMYMGFDELRFETDLSYWMDRGRNPHDYYGHQHHYDENAPIGPRDPYSYRHGASVNYDDY; encoded by the exons ATGGCTTTTCCACGCCTCAGGCTGCCGCTTGTGATTCTATCTGTGGTTCTGGTCATCTACACATTCCCAG GTGGCTCAAATGGAAATAAGCTATGGAAAATGATTAACAAAAGAGAAG TGGCTGAAGCCAAACTTGCTGTTACAGTGGAGCCAGACAAAGCTAAAGAGTTTCTTAACGCTCTGAAACGACCAAAGAGGCAACTGTGGGATCGCACTCAGCCAGATGTTCAGCAATGGATTCAGCAGTTCATGTACATGGGGTTTGATGAACTG AGGTTTGAAACTGACTTATCCTACTGGATGGATCGAGGACGCAACCCCCATGACTACTATGGGCACCAGCACCATTATGATGAGAATGCACCAATTGGACCTCGCGATCCCTATTCTTATAGGCATGGAGCAAGCGTTAACTATGATGACtattaa
- the LOC121320709 gene encoding UDP-glucuronic acid decarboxylase 1-like, which produces MMKKRLIWLISGISRRMMKFFIALALIAYIASVWGTYTSMRTIQENGELQIERKIEEVIAPLREKIRDLEFSFSKKYPPVKFLSEKDRKRILLTGGAGFVGSHLADKLMMDGHEVTVVDNFFTGRKRNVEHWIGHENFELINHDVVEPLYIEVDQIYHLASPASPPNYMYNPIKTLKTNTIGTLNMLGLAKRVGARLLLASTSEVYGDPEVHPQSEEYWGHVNPIGPRACYDEGKRVAETMCYAYMKQEGVEVRVARIFNTFGSRMHMNDGRVVSNFILQALQGEPLTVYGSGSQTRAFQYVSDLVNGLVSLMNSNVSSPVNLGNPEEHTILEFARLIKDLVGSRSQIQFLPEAQDDPQRRKPDITKAKMMLGWEPVVPLEEGINKTIHYFRKELEYQANNQYIPKPKQARIKKGRPRHN; this is translated from the exons ctgtgtGGGGAACCTATACAAGTATGAG GACCATACAAGAAAATGGGGAACTGCAAATTGAGAGGAAGATTGAAGAG gtaattgcaCCCCTACGGGAGAAAATCAGAGATTTGGAATTCAG TTTCTCCAAGAAATACCCTCCGGTAAAGTTCCTATCTGAAAAGGACCGCAAACGGATTCTA CTAACTGGAGGAGCAGGGTTTGTGGGATCCCACTTGGCTGATAAACTCATGATGGACGGCCATGAAGTCACGGTGGTAGACAACTTCTTCACAGGCCGTAAAAGAAATGTAGAACACTGGATTGGACATGAGAACTTCGAACTGATCAACCATGATGTTGTTGAACCACTGTACATTGAAG tggATCAGATTTATCACCTGGCCTCTCCTGCATCTCCGCCAAATTATATGTACAATCCAATCAAGACTCTGAAGACCAATACCATTGGAACGTTAAACATGTTGG GTTTAGCGAAACGTGTTGGTGCTCGTCTTCTGCTGGCCTCCACTTCTGAGGTATATGGAG ACCCAGAGGTGCACCCTCAGAGTGAAGAATACTGGGGCCATGTGAATCCAATCGGTCCCAGAGCCTGCTATGATGAGGGGAAGCGAGTGGCAGAAACCATGTGCTATGCCTACATGAAACAG GAAGGAGTGGAGGTGCGGGTTGCACGGATATTTAATACTTTTGGGTCTCGCATGCACATGAATGACGGCAGAGTTGTCAGTAATTTCATTCTGCAGGCACTCCAGGGAGAACCTCTCACA gtTTATGGATCAGGATCCCAAACAAGAGCATTCCAGTATGTGAG tGACCTGGTGAATGGACTGGTGTCCTTGATGAACAGCAATGTTAGCAGCCCTGTGAACTTG gggaACCCAGAAGAGCATACAATATTAGAATTTGCCAGATTAATCAAGGACCTTGTCG GCAGCAGAAGTCAGATACAATTTCTTCCAGAGGCACAGGACGATCCACAAAGGAGAAAACCTGACATCACAAAGGCCAAAATGATGTTAGGATGGGAGCCTGTG GTACCATTGGAAGAAGGCATCAATAAAACTATTCACTACTTCAGAAAAGAACTTGAATACCAGGCAAACAACCAATATATCCCCAAGCCCAAACAAGCAAGAATAAAGAAAGGCAGACCAAGACACAACTAG